Proteins from one Hydrogenophaga sp. SL48 genomic window:
- a CDS encoding ABC transporter ATP-binding protein, whose amino-acid sequence MTSISAEALHLEGVTKPYGSRRAPLLALDNVSLRVPRGQLFGLIGHNGAGKSTLFKLVLGLITPSQGRIQVNGCAVNGPDFRTTRRALGYLPENLVLYDNLTGLETLRFFARLKGAPQTQCAALLDRVGLTRAGGRAVREYSKGMRQRLGFAQALLGDPQLLLLDEPTTGLDPSAIRDFYDQLDLLRSQGVTLVISSHILAELQQRVDALAMLSNGRVCAQGSVQALRERSRMPLVFQLRAAPTWLQTLATELPGQLAGIDIALQQREPGLLELRCPREHKMRVLAWLANAELSDLQIHEPSLEDVYFGLREAP is encoded by the coding sequence GTGACAAGTATTTCCGCTGAGGCCCTGCACCTGGAGGGCGTCACCAAACCCTACGGCAGCCGGCGTGCGCCGCTGCTGGCGCTGGACAACGTGAGCCTGCGGGTTCCGCGCGGCCAGCTCTTCGGCCTGATCGGCCACAACGGCGCTGGCAAGAGCACCCTGTTCAAACTCGTGCTCGGTCTCATCACCCCCAGCCAGGGCCGCATCCAGGTCAACGGCTGCGCGGTGAACGGCCCCGACTTCCGCACCACCCGGCGCGCCTTGGGCTACCTGCCCGAGAACCTGGTGCTGTACGACAACCTCACCGGGCTGGAGACGCTGCGCTTCTTCGCGCGCCTCAAGGGCGCGCCTCAGACGCAGTGCGCCGCCCTGCTCGACCGCGTCGGCCTGACCCGGGCCGGCGGGCGCGCGGTGCGCGAATACTCCAAGGGCATGCGGCAACGGCTGGGGTTTGCCCAGGCCCTGCTGGGCGACCCCCAGCTGCTGCTGCTCGACGAACCCACCACGGGCCTGGACCCGTCGGCGATCCGCGATTTCTACGACCAGCTCGACCTGCTGCGCTCGCAAGGAGTGACCCTGGTCATCAGCTCGCACATCCTGGCCGAACTGCAGCAGCGCGTCGATGCCCTGGCCATGCTCAGCAACGGCCGCGTGTGTGCGCAGGGCTCGGTGCAGGCGCTGCGCGAGCGCTCGCGCATGCCCCTGGTCTTCCAGCTGCGCGCCGCGCCGACCTGGCTGCAGACGCTGGCCACCGAACTGCCCGGGCAACTGGCCGGCATCGACATCGCGCTGCAACAGCGCGAACCGGGCCTGCTGGAACTGCGTTGCCCCCGCGAACACAAGATGCGCGTGCTGGCCTGGCTGGCCAACGCGGAGCTGAGCGATCTGCAGATCCACGAGCCCTCGCTGGAGGACGTGTACTTCGGCCTGAGGGAGGCCCCATGA
- a CDS encoding nitrous oxide reductase family maturation protein NosD, protein MKTHTSWRQRLACAWLLGLALPACSAWSAVWRVEPGGDIQAAVAQAAAGDVVEVARGFYSVNLRIDKPLTLRGINRPTLSGGQRGDTIRVASPDVLIENLIVRDSGTSLKSQHAGIYVQPGSHRAVVRRCDLTYNLFGLWIEKANEVRIEDNRITGLRDLNSSQRGNGIQLYNTQGARITGNDISFVRDALYVDVSHHAEFRGNRLHHSRYGAHYMNSYHNLWEDNDSYYNRGGLALMEVRNQVVRGNRTWGNSDHGIMLRTLQDSVIEDNVVAGNARGFFIYDVEYVTLRNNLVVDNHVGVHLSAGSTRNQVVGNDFIANREQVRYVGARDEPWGHPKPGQGNHWSNYLGWDRDGNGIGDLSYEANDLVDRLQWRHPSIQLLLGSPAVQALRVLGHQFPVLRVPSVIDPHPAMAPKHPHWSTWRDKYFR, encoded by the coding sequence GTGAAGACCCACACTTCCTGGCGCCAACGGCTGGCCTGTGCATGGCTGCTGGGCCTGGCCCTGCCAGCGTGCTCCGCGTGGTCCGCCGTGTGGCGGGTGGAACCGGGTGGCGACATCCAGGCCGCCGTGGCGCAGGCCGCCGCCGGCGACGTGGTGGAAGTGGCGCGCGGCTTCTACAGCGTGAACCTGCGCATCGACAAGCCCCTGACGCTGCGCGGTATCAACCGCCCCACGCTCAGCGGCGGCCAGCGCGGCGACACCATCCGCGTCGCCTCGCCCGATGTGCTGATCGAAAACCTGATCGTGCGCGACTCGGGCACCAGCCTGAAGAGCCAGCACGCGGGCATCTACGTGCAGCCCGGTTCGCACCGCGCCGTGGTGCGGCGCTGCGACCTGACCTACAACCTCTTCGGCCTGTGGATCGAAAAAGCCAACGAGGTGCGCATCGAAGACAACCGCATCACCGGCCTGCGCGACCTCAACTCCTCGCAGCGCGGCAACGGCATCCAGCTCTACAACACGCAGGGCGCGCGCATCACCGGCAACGACATCAGCTTCGTGCGCGACGCGCTGTACGTCGACGTGTCGCACCACGCCGAATTCCGCGGCAACCGGCTGCACCACAGCCGCTACGGCGCGCACTACATGAACTCGTACCACAACCTGTGGGAAGACAACGACAGCTACTACAACCGAGGCGGCCTGGCCCTGATGGAGGTGCGCAACCAGGTGGTGCGAGGCAACCGCACCTGGGGCAACTCCGACCACGGCATCATGCTGCGCACCCTGCAGGACTCGGTGATCGAAGACAACGTGGTGGCCGGCAACGCCCGCGGCTTCTTCATCTACGACGTCGAGTACGTGACCCTGCGCAACAACCTGGTGGTGGACAACCACGTCGGCGTGCACCTCTCGGCCGGGTCCACGCGCAACCAGGTCGTGGGCAACGACTTCATCGCCAACCGGGAGCAGGTGCGCTACGTCGGCGCGCGCGACGAACCCTGGGGCCACCCCAAGCCCGGCCAGGGCAACCACTGGAGCAACTACCTGGGCTGGGACCGCGACGGCAACGGCATCGGCGACCTGTCCTACGAAGCCAACGACCTGGTGGACCGCCTGCAGTGGCGCCACCCTTCCATTCAACTCTTGCTGGGCAGCCCCGCCGTGCAGGCCCTGCGCGTGCTGGGACACCAGTTCCCGGTGCTGCGCGTGCCCAGCGTGATCGATCCCCATCCGGCCATGGCGCCGAAACATCCCCACTGGAGCACATGGCGTGACAAGTATTTCCGCTGA
- a CDS encoding NosR/NirI family protein: protein MSIARLFSAALTAAALLLSPLGNDAQAQAYEAHLPADLATNPDLCALVPCAEVFPGAQSFSQRKGQPPYVEAYGDADPQQPGKKTLLGYVMLSTDITDTPAYSGKPVITLIGMDARGRYVGVKVLKHSEPILLLGIPESTLVNFNNQYLGKSVTDQIEVGPSRPDENILGLDAISGATVTVIAQNQVMQLSGSAVARQVGIIEPTRRDPARFVTSGRPYRWDELVKMGAVQRLRVMPEQLGLERSAEPFIELWFGDLNHPDVGQSLLGKSGFATLRSRLKDSEQALFVVRSAGIESFKGSGFVRGGIYDRIQVKQGADAFTFRDLDSFNLYGLEADGAPRYSESAIFVIRSESFSAAYPWKLAFLGNRVDRATGHRSFAVFETKYWLPAEMLQGGRPVVTEPDAPWVRIWKSRAIEIALFSALLLAVAVVYALRDKLTRRSTHKNKWPVNAFKYSAWALSIGFVGFGLLAQPSITQVLTWFHALLFQWTWSLFLSDPFIFVFWVFIIVTVFVFGRGLFCGWMCPFGSLSEALYKVGRVIGLKRFQTKVPQVWHDRLKWLKYAIFFGLLVVSMFSMGLAEVLAEVEPFKTTFLVGITNRSWPYGLFVVVILGASLFIERPYCKYICPLGASLAMPSTFRWFGLQRKQDCNSCKACAVGCGAQAIDADGRIDHRECLHCLDCMVLYTDQKGCPPLAKERKRRERDGLLITPIGRNGYFIPIEPVSPVSARAAQGPDPRMPTAPAQPWPGGRAPGLKGLWQEVQHHLWPWSRDGWKKQRALQFAGLSLALAASVAWLLAADGRLSASAIIGWWFGWSVYEVLIRMAGKRYVKDGPWWQARYRVANWMDMLSYVGFKNLLIGATLFLVLKSLGHLA from the coding sequence ATGTCGATTGCACGCCTTTTCTCGGCCGCGCTGACCGCCGCTGCTCTGTTGCTGAGCCCGCTCGGCAACGATGCCCAGGCGCAGGCCTACGAGGCCCATCTGCCCGCCGACCTGGCCACCAACCCCGACCTGTGCGCCCTCGTGCCCTGCGCGGAGGTGTTCCCGGGCGCCCAGAGTTTTTCCCAGCGCAAGGGCCAGCCACCGTATGTGGAGGCCTACGGCGACGCCGACCCGCAACAGCCGGGCAAGAAGACCCTGCTGGGCTACGTGATGCTCTCGACCGACATCACCGACACCCCGGCCTATTCCGGCAAGCCGGTGATCACGCTGATCGGCATGGACGCGCGCGGCCGCTACGTCGGCGTGAAGGTGCTCAAGCACTCCGAGCCCATCCTGCTGCTGGGCATTCCAGAGTCCACGCTGGTCAACTTCAACAACCAGTACCTCGGCAAGTCGGTCACCGACCAGATCGAGGTCGGTCCTTCGCGCCCGGACGAAAACATCCTGGGCCTGGACGCCATCTCCGGCGCCACCGTCACGGTGATCGCGCAGAACCAGGTGATGCAGCTCTCGGGCTCGGCGGTGGCCCGCCAGGTCGGCATCATCGAACCCACCCGCCGCGACCCCGCACGTTTCGTGACCAGCGGCCGGCCCTACCGCTGGGACGAGCTGGTGAAGATGGGCGCGGTGCAGCGCCTGCGCGTGATGCCCGAGCAGCTGGGCCTGGAGCGCAGCGCCGAGCCCTTCATCGAGCTGTGGTTCGGTGACCTCAACCACCCCGACGTGGGCCAGAGCCTGCTCGGCAAGTCGGGCTTCGCCACGCTGCGCTCGCGCCTGAAAGACAGCGAACAGGCGCTCTTCGTGGTGCGCAGTGCCGGCATCGAATCCTTCAAGGGCTCGGGCTTCGTGCGCGGTGGCATCTACGACCGCATCCAGGTCAAGCAGGGCGCCGATGCCTTCACCTTCCGCGACCTGGACTCGTTCAACCTCTACGGACTGGAAGCCGATGGCGCGCCGCGCTACTCCGAGTCGGCGATCTTCGTGATCCGCTCCGAGAGCTTCTCGGCGGCCTACCCCTGGAAGCTGGCCTTCCTGGGCAACCGCGTGGACCGCGCCACAGGGCACCGCAGCTTCGCGGTGTTCGAGACCAAGTACTGGCTGCCCGCCGAGATGCTGCAAGGCGGCCGCCCGGTGGTCACCGAGCCAGATGCCCCTTGGGTGCGCATCTGGAAGTCGCGCGCCATCGAGATCGCCCTCTTTTCCGCCCTGCTGCTGGCGGTGGCCGTGGTCTATGCCCTGCGCGACAAGCTCACGCGGCGCTCGACCCACAAGAACAAATGGCCGGTCAACGCCTTCAAATACTCGGCCTGGGCGCTGAGCATCGGCTTCGTCGGCTTCGGCCTGCTGGCACAGCCCTCCATCACCCAGGTGCTGACCTGGTTCCACGCCCTGCTGTTCCAGTGGACCTGGTCGCTGTTCCTCTCGGACCCGTTCATCTTCGTCTTCTGGGTCTTCATCATCGTCACCGTGTTCGTGTTCGGGCGCGGGCTGTTCTGCGGCTGGATGTGCCCCTTCGGTTCGCTCTCCGAGGCGCTCTACAAGGTGGGGCGCGTGATCGGCCTCAAGCGCTTCCAGACCAAGGTACCGCAGGTCTGGCACGACCGGCTCAAGTGGCTGAAGTACGCCATCTTCTTCGGCCTGCTGGTGGTGTCCATGTTCTCCATGGGCCTGGCCGAGGTGCTGGCCGAGGTGGAGCCGTTCAAGACCACCTTCCTGGTCGGCATCACGAACCGCAGCTGGCCCTACGGTCTGTTCGTGGTGGTGATCCTGGGTGCGTCGCTGTTCATCGAGCGCCCCTACTGCAAGTACATCTGCCCGCTGGGCGCTTCTCTGGCCATGCCCAGCACGTTCCGCTGGTTCGGCCTGCAGCGCAAGCAGGATTGCAACAGCTGCAAGGCCTGCGCCGTGGGCTGCGGCGCGCAGGCGATCGACGCCGATGGCCGCATCGACCACCGCGAGTGCCTGCACTGCCTGGACTGCATGGTGCTCTACACCGACCAGAAGGGTTGCCCGCCGCTGGCCAAAGAGCGCAAGCGCCGCGAACGCGACGGCCTGCTCATCACGCCGATCGGGCGCAACGGCTACTTCATCCCGATCGAACCGGTCTCGCCCGTCAGCGCCCGGGCGGCGCAGGGCCCCGATCCGCGCATGCCCACCGCGCCCGCCCAGCCCTGGCCCGGCGGCCGTGCCCCTGGCCTCAAAGGCCTGTGGCAGGAGGTGCAGCACCACCTGTGGCCCTGGAGCCGCGACGGCTGGAAGAAGCAGCGCGCCCTGCAGTTCGCCGGGCTCTCGCTGGCCCTGGCCGCGAGCGTGGCCTGGCTGCTGGCGGCCGACGGGCGCCTGTCGGCCAGCGCCATCATCGGCTGGTGGTTCGGCTGGAGCGTCTACGAGGTGCTGATCCGCATGGCGGGCAAGCGCTACGTGAAGGACGGCCCGTGGTGGCAGGCGCGCTACCGCGTGGCGAACTGGATGGACATGCTCAGCTACGTCGGCTTCAAGAACCTGCTGATCGGCGCGACGCTGTTCCTCGTGCTCAAGAGCCTGGGGCATCTGGCGTGA
- the nosZ gene encoding TAT-dependent nitrous-oxide reductase, producing the protein MKDDSTLSANDTTVWGRRRFLNTAALAGLTLGATACTEKESGAANAPAAAPAAATDAAHAGANATHLKPGELDTYYGLWSGGHTGDMRVLGMPSGRELLRIPCFVPDALVGWGITNESKAIMGTKPNGALRYTVGDTHHTHASYKDGNYDGRYAWINDKINSRIARIRLDYFICDKITQLPNVQGFHGIFPDKRDPVDPAINYTTRVFCGGEFGIPLPNTGTEDAGKYRSLFSCVDAETMEVRWQVLIDGNCDLVATSYDGKLAASNQYNTEMGAKYEDMMSAERDACIFFNIARIEAAVKAGKFKTFGSSKVPVVDGTHTTNQDPTTALTAYVSVPKNPHGVNASPDQKYFICAGKLSPTATVIELAKVLEWFDGKLEKLDNAIVAEVEIGLGPLHTAFDGRGNAYTTLFLDSQIVKWNVDAAIKFHAGDKAAKYVVDRLDVQYQPGHINGSQSETIAADGKYLAVGCKFSKDRFLPVGPLHAENEQIIDMSGEKMVLLADHPVRGEPHDFIIFKRDLVKPKQVYSLDDFPNAVKDPKDSGVVRNGKKVTVKMTSQAPAFSLREFKVKKGDEVTLILTNLDKIEDLTHGFAIPNHDVNFIVNPQETASVTFTAGEPGVYWCYCTHFCHALHLEMRTRMIVEA; encoded by the coding sequence ATGAAAGACGACAGCACTTTGTCTGCCAACGACACCACCGTTTGGGGTCGCCGGCGTTTCCTCAACACCGCCGCGCTCGCGGGACTGACACTGGGCGCCACGGCCTGCACCGAAAAAGAGTCGGGTGCCGCCAACGCCCCCGCCGCAGCACCGGCCGCGGCCACCGATGCCGCACACGCCGGCGCCAACGCCACGCACCTCAAACCCGGTGAGCTCGACACCTACTACGGGCTGTGGAGCGGTGGCCACACCGGCGACATGCGCGTGCTCGGCATGCCCTCGGGTCGCGAACTGCTTCGCATCCCCTGCTTCGTGCCCGACGCCCTGGTGGGCTGGGGCATCACCAACGAGTCCAAGGCGATCATGGGCACCAAGCCCAATGGCGCGTTGCGCTACACCGTGGGTGACACCCACCACACGCACGCCTCGTACAAGGACGGCAACTACGACGGCCGCTACGCCTGGATCAACGACAAGATCAACAGCCGCATCGCACGCATCCGACTGGACTACTTCATCTGCGACAAGATCACGCAGTTGCCCAACGTGCAGGGCTTCCACGGCATCTTCCCCGACAAACGCGACCCCGTGGACCCCGCCATCAACTACACCACGCGCGTGTTCTGCGGCGGCGAGTTCGGCATTCCGCTGCCCAACACCGGCACCGAGGACGCGGGCAAGTACCGTTCGCTGTTCAGCTGCGTCGACGCCGAAACCATGGAGGTGCGCTGGCAGGTGCTGATCGACGGCAACTGCGACCTGGTGGCCACGTCCTACGACGGCAAGCTGGCCGCGTCGAACCAGTACAACACCGAGATGGGCGCGAAGTACGAGGACATGATGTCCGCCGAGCGCGATGCCTGCATCTTCTTCAACATCGCCCGCATCGAAGCGGCGGTGAAGGCCGGCAAGTTCAAGACCTTCGGCAGCTCCAAGGTGCCCGTGGTGGACGGCACGCACACCACCAACCAGGACCCGACGACCGCGCTGACCGCCTACGTGTCGGTGCCCAAGAACCCGCACGGCGTCAACGCCAGCCCGGACCAGAAGTACTTCATCTGCGCCGGCAAGCTCTCGCCCACCGCCACGGTTATCGAGCTGGCCAAGGTGCTGGAATGGTTCGACGGCAAGCTCGAGAAGCTGGACAACGCCATCGTGGCCGAGGTCGAGATCGGCCTGGGCCCGCTGCACACCGCCTTTGACGGCCGTGGCAACGCCTACACCACGCTGTTCCTGGACAGCCAGATCGTGAAATGGAACGTGGACGCCGCAATCAAGTTCCACGCCGGCGACAAGGCCGCCAAGTACGTGGTCGACCGCCTGGACGTGCAGTACCAGCCGGGCCACATCAACGGCTCGCAGTCGGAGACCATTGCCGCCGACGGCAAGTACCTCGCCGTGGGCTGCAAGTTCTCGAAAGACCGCTTCCTGCCGGTGGGCCCGCTGCACGCCGAGAACGAGCAGATCATCGACATGTCGGGCGAGAAGATGGTGCTGCTGGCCGACCACCCGGTGCGCGGCGAACCGCACGACTTCATCATCTTCAAGCGCGACCTCGTCAAGCCCAAGCAGGTCTACAGCCTCGACGACTTCCCGAACGCCGTCAAGGACCCGAAGGACTCGGGCGTGGTGCGCAACGGCAAGAAGGTGACCGTGAAGATGACATCGCAGGCCCCGGCCTTCTCGCTGCGCGAGTTCAAAGTGAAGAAGGGTGACGAGGTCACGCTGATCCTGACCAACCTGGACAAGATCGAAGACCTGACGCACGGCTTCGCGATCCCGAACCACGACGTCAACTTCATCGTGAACCCGCAGGAGACGGCATCGGTCACCTTCACCGCGGGCGAGCCCGGCGTGTACTGGTGCTACTGCACGCACTTCTGCCACGCCCTGCACCTGGAGATGCGCACCCGCATGATCGTGGAGGCCTGA
- a CDS encoding DUF2946 family protein, whose product MQRWLLLCLLLAWGIVFSSPIPPPQGMTEVCSSSGTQWVQADDSPDSGPTHTTVCWLCLPAALPTPPTATLPAVGLPSLTLLAQVASHVPPAPAAMPPPARGPPLFQNQTQEVHT is encoded by the coding sequence GTGCAGCGATGGCTTCTGCTCTGCCTGCTGCTCGCCTGGGGAATCGTCTTTTCATCGCCGATCCCGCCCCCCCAGGGCATGACCGAGGTCTGCAGCAGCAGCGGCACCCAGTGGGTTCAGGCCGATGACAGCCCCGACTCCGGACCCACGCACACCACCGTTTGCTGGCTCTGCCTGCCCGCCGCCCTGCCGACCCCGCCCACCGCCACGCTGCCGGCGGTCGGCCTGCCTTCGCTCACGCTGCTGGCCCAGGTGGCCAGCCACGTGCCCCCCGCTCCCGCCGCCATGCCGCCCCCCGCGCGTGGTCCACCCCTTTTCCAAAACCAAACCCAAGAGGTTCACACATGA